The uncultured Methanobrevibacter sp. genome includes a region encoding these proteins:
- the npdG gene encoding NADPH-dependent F420 reductase, with product MKVSIIGGTGPQGLGIAERLAIAGVDVIVGSRKEEKALDVVAKAKEDLADYDLSNMIGMANEDAAREGDVLIITVPLAAQKPTVEGIKEFCKDKIVMDATVPLETAIGGKPFRFIDLMEGSAAERTASILEGTGAKVICAFCNISNSHLANIPEEIDCDCLIAGDDKQAKETAAEIIDKIPGIRTIDTGVLEKARIIEKITPLLIGMNIKYKSHYGGLRITGIPALDKE from the coding sequence ATGAAAGTAAGTATAATAGGAGGAACCGGACCCCAAGGACTTGGAATTGCAGAAAGATTAGCAATAGCTGGTGTAGATGTAATTGTAGGTTCACGTAAAGAGGAAAAGGCACTTGATGTAGTTGCAAAGGCAAAAGAAGACCTTGCAGACTATGACTTATCCAATATGATAGGTATGGCAAACGAAGATGCTGCTCGTGAAGGAGATGTTTTAATTATCACTGTACCTTTAGCAGCACAAAAACCAACAGTTGAAGGAATAAAAGAATTCTGTAAAGACAAAATCGTCATGGATGCAACTGTACCTCTCGAAACAGCTATCGGTGGAAAACCATTCAGATTCATTGATCTCATGGAAGGATCTGCTGCTGAGAGAACTGCATCAATTCTTGAAGGAACCGGCGCAAAAGTAATCTGTGCATTCTGTAACATTTCAAACTCACACTTAGCAAACATTCCAGAAGAAATCGACTGTGACTGTCTGATTGCAGGAGATGACAAACAAGCAAAAGAAACCGCTGCAGAAATCATTGACAAAATCCCAGGTATCAGAACAATCGATACAGGTGTTTTAGAAAAAGCAAGAATTATCGAAAAAATCACTCCTCTTTTAATTGGAATGAACATCAAATACAAATCCCACTACGGCGGATTAAGAATAACAGGAATTCCTGCACTCGATAAGGAATAG
- a CDS encoding DUF2284 domain-containing protein, protein MSEIKKLTVDVDVEDYVKKYVNFEEVSKLCIEEQEKLGYNWNYPPFEFDVDEVWNTYNKLKIIAFKIDFSTEELEHTFEEKELEFILKRFERMKVKFMNEIYMIESEDALGLFLGKCNLCMRCTREFNMPCKMPFKMRYSLESLGAYTDKTVEDLFGFPVKYAHDGKLPEYLIFVGGLLYDKK, encoded by the coding sequence ATGTCAGAGATTAAAAAACTCACAGTCGATGTCGACGTTGAGGATTATGTTAAGAAATATGTAAATTTTGAGGAAGTCTCAAAATTATGCATTGAAGAGCAGGAAAAGCTCGGATATAACTGGAATTATCCTCCATTCGAATTTGACGTTGATGAAGTATGGAACACCTACAACAAGTTAAAAATCATTGCTTTTAAAATTGACTTTTCAACAGAGGAACTGGAACATACTTTTGAAGAGAAAGAACTGGAATTTATTTTAAAAAGATTTGAACGCATGAAAGTCAAATTCATGAATGAAATCTACATGATTGAAAGTGAAGATGCACTTGGACTCTTTTTGGGAAAATGCAATCTGTGCATGAGATGTACAAGAGAATTCAACATGCCATGCAAAATGCCGTTTAAAATGAGATACTCCCTTGAATCACTGGGTGCATACACAGACAAGACAGTTGAAGATTTATTTGGATTTCCAGTAAAATACGCTCATGACGGTAAACTGCCTGAATATCTGATATTTGTAGGCGGTTTATTATATGATAAAAAATAG